The Cyanobacteria bacterium GSL.Bin1 genome includes a region encoding these proteins:
- a CDS encoding type II toxin-antitoxin system PrlF family antitoxin, producing MAATSAPCSESTLTNRYQTTIPEPVRKALGLKKRDKICYIIESEGRVVISRVEQEESDPILDKFLDFIAEDMEKNPQQIQGIPSDLVNRAQSLVADVEVDLDAPLSDEDE from the coding sequence ATGGCTGCAACATCGGCTCCCTGCTCAGAATCTACACTCACCAATCGGTATCAAACAACAATCCCTGAGCCAGTTCGCAAAGCGCTAGGCTTAAAGAAGCGGGATAAAATTTGCTACATCATTGAATCTGAGGGTCGAGTAGTTATTTCCCGCGTTGAGCAAGAAGAAAGTGATCCCATATTAGACAAGTTTCTGGATTTTATTGCAGAAGATATGGAAAAAAATCCTCAGCAGATACAAGGGATTCCTTCTGATTTAGTCAATCGTGCTCAATCTTTAGTTGCTGATGTGGAAGTGGATTTAGATGCACCCCTCTCTGATGAGGATGAATAA
- a CDS encoding ATP synthase subunit I, with translation MVSEFVEKIVAIPFGFVLGSLYFWGLWQTTQRLTMTRAPLRLFLVSYFGRLILASLGFYWIAQGGWVNVLLCLLGFLIARSLLIRRWEPKPYQEEN, from the coding sequence ATGGTAAGCGAATTTGTGGAAAAAATCGTGGCAATCCCTTTTGGGTTTGTTCTCGGGAGTCTCTATTTCTGGGGGCTTTGGCAGACAACCCAACGACTCACAATGACACGCGCGCCCCTGCGATTATTTCTAGTCAGTTATTTTGGTCGTTTAATACTGGCCAGTCTAGGATTTTACTGGATCGCGCAAGGGGGTTGGGTTAACGTTCTGCTTTGCTTGTTGGGGTTTTTAATCGCGCGATCGCTGCTGATCCGACGCTGGGAACCGAAACCCTATCAAGAGGAAAATTAA
- a CDS encoding alternate F1F0 ATPase, F1 subunit alpha, with translation MSEDDSSLTRLVESTFSQWESVLDQYRFPLQTHEVGIVKSVSSGIATVSGLFGARLDELIEFPNGLLGIAFNLDAEEIGVILLGESENVQAGDKVYRLGRILDVPVGDALLGRVVDGLGRPLDDQGEVKTGERWPTERPARGIMERDPVEVPLQTGIKVIDALIPVGRGQRELIVGDRQIGKTAIAVDTILNQRNANVICIYCAIGQRGAAVAKVIDRLRQYKAIDYTVVVVAPGESPPGLKYITPYAATTIGEYFRDQGRDVLIIYDDLTQHAWAYRELSLLLRRPPGREAYPGDIFYIHSRLLERSTHLRAELGGGSLTALPIVETQAQNISAYIPTNLISITDGQIYLSPNLFQQGILPAVDVGKSVSRVGGKTQLPAYRRVASDLRLSYSQFQEVEVFARFGTRLDEQTRHTLERGRRVREVLKQKESKSLTPAEQVAILFAVNNGLFDDIALDQIKAAEAEVQAVMNGELSPMRDRIQNGEKLNDEDIDALSQALEDIDALSQALKEATTQLQQETNHD, from the coding sequence ATGAGTGAAGATGATTCCTCCCTAACTCGCCTAGTTGAAAGCACTTTCTCCCAATGGGAAAGCGTGCTGGATCAGTATCGATTTCCCTTACAAACCCATGAAGTGGGAATCGTTAAATCGGTTTCCAGTGGCATTGCCACCGTCAGCGGGCTATTTGGGGCACGCCTTGATGAATTGATTGAATTTCCTAACGGTTTACTGGGCATTGCCTTTAACTTGGATGCTGAAGAAATTGGCGTGATTCTCCTCGGCGAAAGTGAAAATGTGCAAGCGGGAGATAAAGTGTACCGTTTGGGTCGCATTTTAGATGTGCCGGTTGGCGATGCACTGTTGGGTCGTGTCGTCGATGGCTTAGGTCGCCCCTTGGATGATCAAGGTGAGGTTAAAACCGGTGAGCGCTGGCCCACAGAACGTCCAGCGCGAGGGATTATGGAGCGTGATCCGGTAGAAGTCCCTTTACAAACTGGGATTAAAGTGATTGATGCCTTGATTCCTGTCGGACGGGGACAACGGGAACTCATTGTCGGGGATCGGCAAATTGGGAAAACTGCCATTGCAGTGGATACAATTCTCAATCAGAGAAATGCCAATGTCATTTGTATTTACTGCGCGATCGGGCAACGAGGGGCAGCAGTTGCAAAAGTGATTGATCGCTTACGACAGTACAAAGCAATAGATTACACGGTTGTGGTGGTTGCCCCTGGGGAATCTCCGCCCGGCTTGAAGTATATTACCCCCTATGCCGCAACAACCATTGGCGAATATTTCCGCGATCAGGGTCGGGATGTCCTGATTATTTATGATGACCTCACCCAGCACGCTTGGGCCTACCGTGAACTGTCCCTCCTTTTACGACGACCACCCGGTCGAGAAGCCTATCCCGGCGATATTTTCTACATTCACTCCCGACTCCTAGAACGATCTACCCATCTGCGAGCGGAACTTGGGGGCGGTTCCCTTACGGCACTCCCCATTGTGGAAACTCAAGCCCAGAATATATCCGCTTATATTCCGACGAATTTGATTTCCATTACCGACGGTCAGATTTATCTCTCCCCCAATTTGTTTCAACAAGGGATTCTGCCAGCAGTTGATGTGGGGAAATCGGTCTCCCGTGTTGGCGGAAAAACCCAACTTCCCGCTTACAGACGAGTGGCTTCTGATTTGCGCTTGTCTTACTCCCAGTTCCAAGAAGTAGAAGTCTTTGCCCGTTTTGGCACCCGTTTAGACGAACAAACCCGTCATACCCTCGAACGCGGTCGTCGGGTGCGAGAAGTGCTCAAACAAAAAGAATCAAAATCTCTCACGCCAGCGGAACAAGTTGCCATTTTGTTTGCAGTCAATAATGGGTTATTTGATGACATTGCCTTGGATCAGATTAAAGCAGCAGAAGCAGAGGTACAAGCAGTGATGAACGGGGAATTATCTCCAATGCGCGATCGAATTCAAAATGGAGAAAAGTTGAATGACGAAGATATTGATGCCTTATCTCAAGCATTAGAAGATATTGATGCCTTATCTCAAGCATTAAAGGAGGCGACAACCCAACTGCAACAGGAGACCAACCATGACTAA
- a CDS encoding MgtC/SapB family protein yields the protein MIAPVIAVLSPLPWSEVAARLILAIALGGMIGWDREFESKSAGLRTNMLVSLGAALVILGVLQSGIGQQDESLVGRSIQGILTGVGFVGAGAILQRDKVHGLTTATAIWISSALGIVSGLGLWQLGLMGLGLTMIILRVMKLLEK from the coding sequence ATGATCGCTCCCGTAATTGCGGTACTTTCTCCTCTTCCTTGGTCTGAGGTTGCTGCTCGTTTAATACTTGCTATCGCTTTAGGAGGAATGATTGGTTGGGATCGTGAATTTGAAAGTAAATCAGCTGGTCTGCGAACGAACATGTTGGTGAGCTTAGGGGCAGCTTTAGTGATTTTAGGCGTGTTACAGAGTGGAATTGGTCAGCAAGATGAAAGCCTAGTGGGGCGGAGTATTCAGGGAATTTTAACCGGTGTCGGATTTGTGGGTGCAGGGGCAATTTTACAACGAGATAAAGTGCATGGACTGACTACCGCAACTGCAATTTGGATTTCTTCCGCTTTAGGGATTGTCAGTGGATTGGGGCTTTGGCAACTAGGATTAATGGGCTTGGGGTTGACCATGATCATTTTGCGGGTTATGAAATTATTAGAAAAGTGA
- a CDS encoding F0F1 ATP synthase subunit epsilon, translating to MQLKIVLPTKIFLEQEARKVAAEAENGAFVLLPQHIDFATSLVPGILSFNDRDHQEQFIAVDEGILVKTAQDVLVSVKRAIGGSDLEELERLVDEEFRRLDEIEEKTRAAIARLEVNFRRHLYGSGG from the coding sequence ATGCAACTGAAAATCGTTTTACCGACGAAGATTTTTCTGGAACAAGAAGCGCGGAAAGTAGCAGCAGAAGCAGAAAATGGGGCGTTTGTCCTCTTACCCCAGCACATTGATTTTGCCACTTCCCTAGTGCCAGGCATTCTCTCTTTTAATGACAGGGATCATCAAGAACAATTTATTGCGGTGGATGAAGGCATTTTGGTAAAAACGGCGCAGGACGTTTTAGTCTCGGTTAAACGCGCCATTGGCGGGAGTGATTTAGAAGAACTGGAACGATTAGTGGATGAAGAATTTCGCCGTCTTGATGAAATTGAGGAGAAAACCCGTGCCGCGATCGCGCGCTTAGAAGTGAACTTTAGAAGACATTTATACGGTTCAGGAGGATAG
- a CDS encoding F0F1 ATP synthase subunit C, which yields MSDLSLIGIASIISAGLTIGLGAIGPAIGEGLALANALRALAQQPDKANTITRTLFVGMAFVESTAIYCFVISIILIFANPFWNHFLNQAGG from the coding sequence ATGAGCGATCTCAGTTTAATTGGCATTGCATCGATTATTAGCGCTGGACTGACGATTGGTCTCGGCGCAATTGGACCCGCGATTGGGGAAGGGTTAGCCCTAGCAAATGCCTTAAGGGCGTTGGCGCAACAACCGGATAAAGCGAATACCATTACACGAACCTTATTTGTGGGGATGGCATTTGTAGAATCAACGGCAATTTACTGTTTTGTTATTTCCATTATTCTGATTTTCGCCAACCCGTTCTGGAATCATTTTCTGAACCAAGCAGGGGGGTAA
- a CDS encoding FtsX-like permease family protein → MQLIETIRMATATLTANKLRSSLTMLGIVIGNASVIAMVGIGQGAQELAKNEFQSLGPNTLFITPGSREERQTTFDLPQTLVYEDAKAIAEQVPSIEGVAPQISSNEVITYQDKNSSDSVFGVTPEFLSVRSFEIDKGRFLREMDLDKNSRVAVLGSEIAEQFFGLDNPIGKQIRVKNSSFKVIGVMEPKGAFLGNNQDDTVYIPLTTMANQIVGSRSVYGMNLTFIAVSAKNESSIRAAQFQIENLLRLRHNLTGENDFTVQTQQDILNIVGTVTGGLTAMLAAIAGISLLVGGIGVMNIMLVSVSERTQEIGLRKALGAREKDILTQFLIEATVLAVLGGFFGTVIGGGIVIVAGSISPLPAQISVPAVIVAVSVSAGIGLSFGVIPARQAAKLDPIVALRSV, encoded by the coding sequence ATGCAACTGATCGAGACCATTCGCATGGCCACTGCGACACTGACAGCCAATAAACTCCGTAGCAGCCTCACGATGTTGGGGATTGTGATTGGCAATGCCTCTGTGATTGCTATGGTTGGCATTGGACAGGGCGCACAGGAATTAGCCAAAAATGAGTTTCAATCTCTTGGTCCCAATACTTTATTTATTACACCCGGTTCTCGGGAAGAACGTCAAACCACCTTTGATCTTCCACAAACCCTAGTTTACGAAGATGCAAAAGCGATTGCTGAACAAGTGCCTAGTATTGAAGGCGTTGCGCCTCAAATTAGCAGTAATGAAGTGATTACGTACCAAGATAAAAATAGTAGTGATTCTGTTTTTGGGGTGACACCAGAATTTTTAAGTGTTCGCAGTTTTGAAATTGACAAGGGCCGTTTCCTTCGAGAGATGGACTTAGATAAAAATAGTCGTGTTGCCGTCTTAGGATCAGAAATTGCCGAACAGTTTTTTGGTTTAGATAATCCCATCGGGAAGCAAATTCGGGTTAAGAATTCAAGCTTTAAAGTAATTGGTGTAATGGAACCGAAAGGAGCATTTTTAGGGAATAATCAAGATGATACGGTTTATATTCCTCTTACTACAATGGCAAATCAAATTGTGGGCAGTCGATCTGTTTATGGGATGAATTTGACCTTTATTGCTGTATCTGCTAAGAATGAAAGCAGTATTCGGGCGGCTCAATTTCAAATTGAAAATTTACTCCGACTCAGACACAATCTTACCGGAGAAAATGATTTTACCGTCCAAACTCAGCAAGATATTCTCAATATCGTCGGAACGGTTACGGGTGGTTTAACGGCGATGCTAGCTGCGATCGCGGGAATTTCTCTTTTAGTCGGTGGCATTGGGGTGATGAATATTATGCTGGTTTCTGTTTCGGAACGCACCCAAGAAATTGGACTCCGTAAAGCATTAGGGGCCAGAGAAAAAGATATTCTCACTCAATTTTTGATTGAAGCAACCGTTCTGGCTGTTTTAGGGGGTTTCTTTGGGACGGTCATTGGCGGTGGAATTGTCATTGTTGCCGGCAGTATTTCTCCTTTACCGGCACAAATTTCTGTCCCGGCAGTTATTGTTGCCGTGAGTGTTTCGGCGGGAATTGGTTTATCCTTTGGGGTGATTCCGGCTCGTCAAGCCGCCAAACTGGATCCGATTGTGGCCCTAAGAAGTGTATAA
- a CDS encoding sugar transferase, which translates to MQCSLLNKKVITSTRVKIKAQQGNLIPNLPCVNSKTKRVIDIFGALVGLSLTALLYIFIAPAIYLDDPGPIFFRQTRVGLHGQTFRIWKFRSMVKDAEKRKHLVANEAQGHIFKNENDPRITRLGHFLRRTSLDELPQFFNVLKGEMSLVGTRPPTPEEVSQYLPHHYQRLHVKPGLTGEWQVNGRSSVKDFEEVVKMDLLYQQKWSLLYDCQLIWKTIWVVFKKEGAC; encoded by the coding sequence ATTCAGTGTTCTTTACTAAATAAGAAAGTGATTACGAGCACACGTGTAAAAATAAAAGCACAACAAGGAAACTTAATTCCCAACTTACCTTGTGTAAACAGTAAAACTAAACGAGTGATCGATATCTTCGGTGCTCTGGTAGGACTGAGTCTCACTGCCCTCCTTTATATTTTTATTGCGCCAGCGATTTATTTAGATGATCCTGGTCCGATTTTTTTCCGCCAAACCCGAGTCGGACTTCATGGTCAAACCTTTCGCATCTGGAAATTTCGTTCAATGGTTAAAGATGCCGAAAAGCGTAAGCATCTAGTCGCTAACGAAGCGCAAGGGCACATCTTTAAAAATGAAAATGATCCTCGAATTACGCGGTTGGGTCATTTTCTCAGGCGGACTAGCTTAGATGAACTCCCTCAATTTTTCAATGTCCTTAAAGGAGAAATGAGTCTAGTGGGAACCCGTCCGCCAACGCCTGAAGAAGTGTCTCAATATCTGCCTCATCATTACCAACGCTTGCATGTTAAGCCGGGGTTAACTGGAGAATGGCAAGTCAATGGACGCTCCAGCGTCAAAGACTTTGAAGAGGTAGTGAAAATGGACCTTCTTTACCAGCAAAAGTGGTCTCTACTTTACGACTGCCAACTGATCTGGAAAACAATCTGGGTGGTGTTCAAAAAAGAAGGAGCTTGCTAG
- a CDS encoding F0F1 ATP synthase subunit beta produces the protein MLQSHLTTKQGLMKGEIVALRGTVVDVRFSDRLPEIYSQLRAGEQGEVILEVVNHLSAHVLRSVALTSTSGLSRSSPVTDMGVPLQVPVGEQLLGRVFNVFGETIDGKDPIEGGEWRSIHQSPPAIAQHTTSSEILETGIKVIDLLSPLERGGKGGLFGGAGVGKTVLITELINNIVKQYQGISLFCGIGERVREAEEMYREMQEAGVLENTVMVFGQMNEPPGARFRVGLAALTMAEYFQEDTKRDVLLLIDNIFRFIQAGQEVSGLLGRLPSRVGYQPTLGTELADFEERISNTASGAITSVQAVYVPADDFTDPAAVHTFGHLSTSIVLSRKRASEGLYPAVDPLQSSSKMLNPTIVGDHHYQIAQAVRQTLANYEELKDIISMLGLEELSREDRQVVGRARRLERFLTQPFFTTEHFTGKKGKLATLEETLSGCERILNDEFADVPEGALYMLGSIQEVQREAKAT, from the coding sequence ATGTTGCAATCTCATCTCACGACGAAGCAGGGACTGATGAAGGGAGAAATTGTCGCGCTGCGAGGAACTGTGGTCGATGTGCGCTTTTCGGATCGCCTCCCGGAAATTTATAGTCAGCTACGAGCCGGCGAACAGGGAGAAGTGATCCTAGAAGTGGTGAATCATCTCAGTGCTCATGTCCTGAGAAGTGTAGCGCTAACTTCAACCTCAGGCTTATCTCGCAGTTCACCTGTTACCGATATGGGAGTCCCGTTACAGGTTCCAGTGGGAGAACAGTTACTGGGTCGGGTGTTTAATGTGTTTGGGGAAACCATTGATGGCAAAGATCCGATTGAGGGAGGAGAGTGGCGTTCGATTCATCAATCTCCCCCCGCGATCGCGCAACATACCACTTCTTCTGAAATTCTGGAAACGGGCATTAAAGTGATTGATTTACTCTCTCCGCTCGAAAGAGGGGGGAAAGGTGGGTTATTTGGCGGTGCAGGTGTGGGAAAAACCGTCTTAATCACGGAATTAATTAATAATATTGTCAAGCAATACCAAGGGATTAGCCTCTTTTGCGGCATTGGAGAACGGGTGCGCGAAGCGGAAGAAATGTACCGAGAAATGCAAGAGGCAGGGGTTTTAGAGAATACTGTCATGGTCTTTGGGCAAATGAATGAACCCCCAGGGGCGCGGTTTCGCGTGGGTTTAGCGGCGTTGACGATGGCGGAATATTTCCAAGAAGACACCAAGCGCGATGTTTTACTGCTGATTGATAATATCTTTCGCTTCATTCAAGCGGGACAAGAAGTGTCCGGATTATTGGGACGACTCCCTTCACGAGTGGGCTATCAACCGACTCTAGGAACAGAACTCGCCGATTTTGAAGAACGGATTTCTAATACCGCCAGTGGGGCAATTACTTCGGTGCAAGCGGTGTATGTGCCAGCGGATGATTTTACCGATCCGGCTGCGGTACATACCTTTGGGCATTTATCCACCTCGATTGTCCTTTCCCGGAAACGAGCAAGTGAGGGGTTATATCCGGCGGTTGATCCCCTGCAATCGAGTTCTAAAATGTTGAATCCCACCATTGTCGGCGACCATCATTATCAAATTGCTCAAGCGGTTCGGCAGACTTTAGCCAACTACGAAGAATTAAAAGATATTATTTCCATGTTGGGCTTAGAAGAATTATCGCGAGAAGATCGACAAGTGGTGGGTCGCGCCCGGCGGTTGGAACGATTTTTAACGCAACCGTTTTTCACCACGGAGCACTTTACAGGGAAAAAAGGAAAACTCGCCACCCTCGAAGAAACCTTAAGCGGCTGTGAGCGCATTCTCAATGATGAATTTGCCGATGTGCCAGAAGGAGCGCTGTATATGTTGGGTTCAATTCAAGAAGTCCAACGGGAGGCGAAGGCGACATGA
- a CDS encoding DUF565 domain-containing protein — MQNTRLNLLLSNLSGQVRQFFINPWRKITSLLISLLLGIFMGISIVTSAGQEGRLDIVVAALLLILTEVISWLVYRQTSGQNSENRSGLIEVVNTFKIGLVYSLYIQAFILGS; from the coding sequence ATGCAGAATACCCGCTTAAATTTATTATTAAGTAATCTCTCTGGTCAAGTTCGTCAGTTTTTTATCAATCCCTGGCGCAAAATAACATCGTTATTAATTAGTTTACTTCTCGGAATTTTTATGGGAATTAGTATTGTCACGAGTGCTGGTCAGGAAGGACGTTTAGATATTGTTGTTGCGGCGCTTTTACTCATTTTAACTGAAGTGATTAGTTGGTTGGTTTATCGGCAAACTTCTGGACAGAATAGTGAAAACCGATCCGGATTGATTGAAGTGGTAAATACCTTCAAAATTGGCTTAGTTTACAGTTTATATATTCAAGCCTTTATTTTAGGATCTTGA
- a CDS encoding F0F1 ATP synthase subunit B gives MLFDWFTFFAQIVNFIILVYLLWRFLYRPINQVMDDRQRQLQERWDDAREQEEKAQQEAQKYRDQQAELEAQRDALISEAKAEAEQKRQELRQSAREEIQQRREQWQEALRQEQNSFYARSRQKLREETIAICRRVLRDLADADLEQQAIALFLERLKEQSNDEKSELSNLKNGEIQEVVVWSGFELSSTQRQKIALAFERQNLTQSNAIEFQTNPDLIFGIEARFGDHEVGWNVDDYLQNLDRTFSQLFANNISH, from the coding sequence GTGTTATTCGATTGGTTTACGTTCTTCGCGCAAATTGTTAACTTTATCATCTTAGTGTATTTGCTCTGGCGGTTCTTGTATCGACCAATTAATCAGGTGATGGATGACCGCCAACGGCAACTGCAAGAACGCTGGGATGATGCGCGTGAACAAGAAGAAAAAGCCCAACAAGAAGCCCAGAAATATCGGGATCAACAAGCGGAACTCGAAGCACAACGCGATGCTTTAATCTCGGAAGCGAAAGCAGAAGCGGAACAAAAGCGTCAAGAGTTGCGGCAATCGGCACGGGAGGAAATTCAACAACGGCGGGAACAATGGCAGGAAGCCCTGCGCCAAGAACAGAACTCTTTTTACGCGCGATCGCGCCAAAAACTCCGAGAAGAAACCATTGCCATCTGTCGGCGCGTCCTGCGAGATTTAGCCGATGCTGATTTAGAACAACAGGCGATCGCGCTATTTCTAGAACGCTTGAAAGAACAGAGTAATGATGAAAAGAGTGAACTGTCTAACCTCAAAAATGGGGAAATTCAGGAAGTGGTGGTTTGGAGTGGCTTTGAGCTATCTTCAACCCAACGCCAAAAAATTGCCCTTGCCTTTGAACGACAAAACCTCACCCAAAGTAACGCCATTGAGTTTCAAACGAATCCTGATTTAATCTTTGGCATTGAAGCGCGATTTGGCGATCATGAGGTGGGATGGAATGTTGACGATTATCTCCAAAATTTAGACCGTACCTTTTCCCAACTGTTTGCAAATAATATTAGTCATTAG
- a CDS encoding putative toxin-antitoxin system toxin component, PIN family → MKVIIDTSVLISAAISGRKPEAIILWLIDRRDVHWIVSEAILSEYKGVLSRPRFKLTAVQQESWSQVLEEATTLVSVNIKTHFPRNQKDVKFLSCAVASEADFLITGDRELREAQELIETTIISVSLFQRIIRELDQ, encoded by the coding sequence ATGAAGGTTATTATTGACACGAGCGTTTTAATCTCCGCTGCCATTTCTGGAAGAAAGCCAGAAGCAATTATTTTATGGCTGATTGATCGTCGAGATGTGCATTGGATTGTTTCAGAAGCAATTTTAAGCGAGTATAAGGGAGTTTTATCGCGCCCGCGATTCAAGTTAACTGCTGTGCAACAGGAAAGTTGGTCTCAGGTTTTAGAGGAAGCAACCACCCTAGTGAGTGTTAATATCAAGACTCATTTTCCCAGAAATCAAAAAGACGTGAAATTTTTAAGTTGTGCAGTGGCGAGTGAAGCTGACTTTTTAATTACAGGAGATCGAGAGTTGCGTGAGGCACAAGAGTTGATTGAGACGACGATTATTTCTGTTTCTCTATTTCAGCGTATCATTCGGGAACTGGATCAATGA
- a CDS encoding F0F1 ATP synthase subunit A, producing the protein MEISPDNIIFWQQDWLVINATLVYSWLVMLILVIASWLATRDLVVDPNRVSRWQNTLEIIVEQLNTQIREGIRQEPTQFLPFIGTLFLFIGVSNVLTLFPYYESPAGSLSTAAALAICVLVAVPFYGIKNVGIVNYLKTYISPLPIMLPFNIMSELSRTLSLAVRLFGNIMSTSLLVGILVVLVPLIFPAITRAFGMLVGVIQAYVFSILALVYIASGMQAQRTTKHQEED; encoded by the coding sequence ATGGAAATTAGTCCCGACAATATTATATTTTGGCAACAAGATTGGCTGGTGATTAACGCCACTTTGGTCTATAGCTGGCTGGTGATGCTGATTTTAGTGATTGCCTCTTGGCTTGCCACTCGTGATTTAGTGGTGGATCCCAATCGCGTTTCCCGGTGGCAAAATACTTTAGAAATTATTGTTGAGCAACTGAACACGCAGATCCGAGAAGGCATTCGTCAAGAACCGACACAGTTTTTACCGTTTATTGGCACACTCTTCTTATTTATTGGCGTGTCCAATGTTTTGACGCTCTTTCCTTACTACGAATCGCCGGCGGGATCCTTATCCACCGCTGCTGCCTTAGCGATTTGTGTTTTAGTCGCTGTCCCGTTTTACGGAATTAAAAATGTCGGGATTGTGAACTATCTCAAAACTTACATCTCGCCGCTGCCAATTATGTTGCCCTTCAATATCATGAGTGAGCTTTCCCGAACCTTATCCCTAGCGGTGCGTTTATTTGGGAATATCATGAGTACCAGTTTGCTGGTTGGCATTTTAGTGGTTCTTGTTCCTTTAATATTCCCGGCAATTACTCGCGCCTTCGGGATGCTGGTTGGGGTCATTCAAGCCTATGTCTTCTCGATTCTCGCCTTAGTTTACATTGCTTCGGGAATGCAGGCACAACGCACAACAAAACATCAAGAAGAGGATTAA
- a CDS encoding DUF5132 domain-containing protein gives MTQQSNGEDQEDQPLSSFEDIAALFFAPVWVATAESVEQPLVKDVLKAAITLQERGKESFAHLEEVIADLRAEVEAELAQEQETSSQSENTAAVSDQTDSVLAKTVLKGMSEFDTRIREATKGTVDARSLMPILFGGLALRQLIFKGPQLDDVPWYVLAWYSFDSFMKFHDRHRSLPKADATVTGEENGNSPTPVQDVQDSQE, from the coding sequence ATGACACAGCAATCAAATGGAGAAGATCAAGAGGATCAACCTTTAAGCAGTTTTGAAGATATCGCTGCACTTTTTTTCGCACCGGTTTGGGTGGCAACGGCAGAAAGTGTTGAACAGCCCTTGGTTAAGGATGTCTTAAAGGCAGCGATCACGCTGCAAGAACGAGGAAAAGAATCTTTTGCCCATTTAGAAGAGGTGATTGCGGATCTCCGTGCAGAAGTCGAAGCCGAGTTAGCCCAAGAACAGGAAACGAGTTCTCAGTCCGAAAATACGGCTGCGGTGTCTGATCAAACTGATTCGGTCCTAGCAAAAACGGTTCTCAAAGGAATGTCGGAGTTTGATACTCGTATCCGGGAGGCGACAAAGGGGACCGTTGATGCGCGATCGCTGATGCCAATTCTTTTCGGAGGATTAGCGCTGCGACAATTAATTTTCAAAGGTCCACAACTGGATGATGTGCCCTGGTATGTCTTAGCTTGGTATAGCTTCGATAGCTTTATGAAGTTCCATGATCGCCATCGGTCATTACCGAAAGCTGATGCTACAGTGACAGGGGAAGAAAATGGGAATTCCCCTACCCCAGTTCAGGACGTTCAGGACTCTCAAGAATAG
- a CDS encoding F0F1 ATP synthase subunit gamma: MTNAQSLQATIHHVEDLQAVVKTMKALAAVSIRQYERAVDVLGEYSRSIETGFQILLQQRHFASQSLIPPVLESHPLAFQRVAAIIFGSDRGLCGQFNERIASFALSELEELGLENEPLIAIAGERLLPSLESANYPINQQFAVPAAVDGIVDLTTEILLAIEEWQVREGIDRVILFYNEPSTGTTYHPRQFQLLPLDVNWLQSLSQRNWPTNEIPLVTMDEEEFLSALIREYLFLYLFRAAAASLASENSSRLSSMQSAEKNIQDRIGDLTSEYRRQRQSAITSELLDVVSGFEALSDNPSS, encoded by the coding sequence ATGACTAATGCCCAGTCACTGCAAGCCACGATTCATCATGTGGAAGATTTACAAGCAGTTGTGAAAACGATGAAAGCCCTAGCTGCGGTGAGTATTCGTCAATACGAACGCGCTGTCGATGTTTTAGGGGAATACAGTCGCAGTATTGAAACGGGATTTCAAATTCTCCTCCAACAACGGCATTTTGCCAGTCAATCCCTGATTCCTCCTGTTCTGGAATCTCATCCCTTAGCCTTTCAGCGGGTGGCAGCGATTATTTTTGGCTCAGATCGCGGATTGTGCGGACAGTTCAACGAGCGAATTGCCTCTTTTGCCCTGTCGGAGTTAGAAGAGTTGGGATTGGAAAATGAACCCTTAATCGCGATCGCGGGAGAACGGTTACTTCCCTCTTTAGAAAGCGCAAATTACCCGATTAATCAACAATTTGCCGTTCCTGCTGCTGTTGATGGCATTGTTGACCTCACCACAGAAATTTTATTAGCCATTGAAGAATGGCAAGTGCGCGAGGGGATTGATCGCGTGATCCTCTTTTACAACGAACCCAGCACCGGAACCACCTATCATCCCCGTCAGTTTCAACTCCTACCGCTGGACGTCAACTGGTTGCAATCCCTGAGTCAACGTAATTGGCCCACTAACGAAATTCCCCTCGTAACCATGGATGAAGAGGAATTTTTATCAGCTTTGATTCGCGAGTATCTCTTTCTCTACCTCTTTCGCGCCGCCGCTGCCTCTCTCGCCAGTGAAAATTCCAGTCGCTTATCTTCTATGCAGTCAGCCGAGAAAAACATTCAAGATCGCATTGGTGATCTCACTTCCGAATATCGTCGTCAACGTCAAAGTGCAATTACCTCTGAGTTACTGGATGTCGTTTCCGGATTTGAAGCATTAAGTGATAATCCCTCATCCTGA